In a single window of the Carassius carassius chromosome 26, fCarCar2.1, whole genome shotgun sequence genome:
- the cep83 gene encoding LOW QUALITY PROTEIN: centrosomal protein of 83 kDa (The sequence of the model RefSeq protein was modified relative to this genomic sequence to represent the inferred CDS: inserted 1 base in 1 codon), which yields MEQMNPPALGQSSALFPNLDPAGGGGKATVLLSGSTGLTSSDMELQKMLIDERMRCENHKTNYQTLKVEHTRLQDEYARTQSELKRLLSDRQVAQEKQQLLLAELRGELLDKTRELEELRLQVLTPQRLELLKAQVQEELEAPIRERFSKLQEEAENYRSEYNKLRYDLTFLKSEFDHQKEEHVRVLEERRIRHEADVARLEHDKEDLAAQLQSGDPAWDGKCVESLLREKAQLHQRLKGLEAEVTELRAERNNSGAQTDNVQRIQIRQLAESQAAVKALEAEKQSIRMQLDRTESELRLSQEQNTLLTGKLHKAEREISSLNIQIEEMKHTHKLDLSNVKLECVRAKGELERDRDTLLCQVDGLQSDIEVLKSALERNKELISEKEREMVRRVQAAREEEIHKITTLQEEKLELENRLSELEQQRALQEASGNSQKEEWEERLRATQLGEESVRKELQNLRVKIQQQGQQLEELETLRAENADLRRQNAEMNLQIGALSHSESELLDTSSRLRESLERVREDLRSAHTQMEWTQQEAERLVEERRVEWFEEKHKLLEKEAELRDKYSQAKERLQRAAFAQKKRKTMTELKENKLQDKIQLLEARIEELEIEASTFRKKSSSYEEHTQLSKRLXELQRRHNEFRRLLLGNQMTSSSPLAHSLLIPAESIFLNIQEDQHQRELSVLRRRLEELENSQQQQLEELAAPLDRDRDRERLSSPQDALPDLS from the exons ATGGAGCAGATGAACCCTCCAGCGTTAGGGCAGTCATCTGCACTGTTCCCGAACCTGGATCCGGCAGGAGGAGGTGGGAAAGCTACAGTCCTCTTGAGCGGCTCTACGGGACTCACCAGCTCTGATATGGAGCTCCAGAAAATGCTTATTGATGAGAGAATGCGCTGCGAGAACCACAAGACCAACTATCAGACCTTGAAAGTGGAGCACACCAG actgcAGGATGAATATGCGCGGACGCAGAGTGAACTGAAACGCCTGCTCAGTGATCGCCAGGTCGCTCAGGAGAAACAGCAGCTGCTGCTGGCCGAGCTCAGAGGAGAACTGCTGGATAAAACACGTGAGCTGGAGGAGCTCAGACTGCAG GTGCTGACGCCTCAGAGGCTGGAGCTCTTGAAAGCTCAGGTGCAGGAGGAGCTGGAGGCTCCCATCAGAGAACGCTTCAGCAAACTCCAGGAG GAAGCAGAGAACTACAGGTCTGAGTATAATAAGCTCCGTTATGACCTCACTTTCCTCAAGTCGGAGTTTGATCACCAGAAAGAGGAGCACGTCCGAGTTCTGGAGGAGAGACGGATACGGCATGAAGCTgat GTGGCCCGACTCGAGCATGATAAGGAGGATCTGGCCGCTCAGCTGCAGAGCGGAGACCCGGCATGGGACGGGAAGTGTGTTGAATCCCTGCTGAGGGAGAAAGCTCAGCTCCACCAGCGGCTCAAAGGACTGGAGGCAGAGGTCACTGAACTCAGGGCAGAGAGGAATAACTCTGGTGCTCAGACCGACAATGTGCAGCGGATCCAGATCCGACAGCTGGCTGAATCCCAGGCTGCTGTTAAAGCACTGGAG GCAGAGAAGCAGTCTATTCGTATGCAGTTGGACCGTACAGAAAGTGAACTCCGTCTGTCTCAGGAACAAAACACACTCCTCACAGGCAAACTTCACAAAGCCGAAAGGGAGATCAGTTCACTCAACATTCAG ATTGAAGAGATGAAGCACACGCATAAGCTGGACTTGAGTAATGTAAAGCTAGAGTGTGTCAGAGCCAAAGGAGAACTAGAAAGAGACCGGGATACACTGCTGTGCCAAGTAGATG GTCTGCAGTCAGATATTGAGGTCCTGAAGTCAGCGTTGGAGAGAAATAAAGAGTTGATATCTGAAAAAGAGCGCGAGATGGTGCGCAGGGTTCAGGCAGCAAGAGAGGAAGAGATACACAAGATCACCACCCTTCAGGAAGAAAA GCTGGAGCTGGAGAATCGTTTATCTGAGCTTGAACAGCAGAGGGCTCTTCAGGAGGCATCAGGAAATTCTCAGAAAGAGGAGTGGGAAGAGCGTCTCCGTGCCACACAATTGGGTGAAGAGTCTGTGAGGAAGGAACTTCAAAACCTGAG AGTCAAAATTCAGCAGCAAGGCCAACAGCTGGAAGAGCTGGAGACCTTAAGAGCAGAAAACGCAGACCTGAGACGA CAAAACGCCGAGATGAATCTGCAGATAGGAGCCCTGTCTCACTCTGAAAGTGAGCTCTTGGACACCAGCAGCAGACTGAGAGAAAGTCTAGAGCGAGTGAGAGAGGACCTACGGAGCGCGCACACACAAATGGAATGGACCCAGCAGGAAGCCGAGAG GTTAGTGGAGGAAAGGCGGGTTGAATGGTTTGAGGAGAAACACAAACTGCTGGAAAAAGAAGCAGAACTACGGGACAAATACAGCCAGGCCAAAGAGCGCCTGCAGAGAGCAGCATTTGCACAGAAAAAG AGGAAAACCATGACagaactgaaagaaaacaaactTCAAGACAAGATTCAGCTCCTAGAAGCCAGGATCGAAGAACTTGAAATTGAAGCAAGCACATTCAGAAA gaaATCCTCATCCTATGAAGAACATACTCAGCTCAGCAAGCGTC AGGAGCTGCAGAGGAGACACAATGAGTTCCGTCGTCTCTTGCTGGGCAACCAGATGACCTCCTCCTCGCCTCTGGCCCATTCCCTTCTCATCCCAGCAGAGTCCATCTTCTTAAACATACAG GAGGATCAGCACCAGAGGGAGTTGTCTGTGCTGCGGAGACGCTTGGAAGAGTTGGAAAACAGTCAGCAACAGCAGCTGGAAGAGCTGGCTGCTCCTCTGGACAGagacagagaccgagagagactcTCAAGCCCACAGGACGCGCTTCCAGACCTTTCTTAA
- the si:dkey-159a18.1 gene encoding sortilin isoform X1: MNWTLLALGSACLLVLGEDAFVHGKRSARTVTFSRTPRGHSRHRRDTWTEQAHFTACKSPLSPKDQALLLSHTHETGFHGDDGSSFTLTWVGDGTGVILVLSTLSAPSDSFYEGGSSRLYRSEDYGKSFHDVSHAINNTYIKSDFGISAGPGNPQQVILTANLPFTESPGGVIFTSMDAGVTFRSVQLPFHPAQAIQFHYQDPQYLVVISIDDGLWLSEDFGNSWSKVHEGVHTFTWGSGITLFFSSSPKGTVEAARRGELILRRTQDVGKTFTTIAKNIFSFGFIGGFLFTSVMEKLGSPRVIYVSSDQGDHFRKAQLPSVTTEQFYSVLDGDEDMIFMHVDNPGEDTYFGTIYTSDDRGILYSKSLERHLFGGEGKSDFTNVTSLRGVYLTNILEEDGRIRSVITFDRGGRWRFLKKPENVDCPETSKKCNLHIHGEHSHFSGITPMLPLSEPTAIGLVIAHGSVGDSISAARPDVYVSGDGGYTWWGTLRGPHHYSILDSGGLIVAVEAHRDRQINSIKFSTDEGQCWNVFNFTDHPIFLAGLASEPGTKTMNISIFGYRPDDDDQPMWVAVTIDFEHLLTKECGEEDYVQWLAHSGYDSDPETDGCLMGYKEMFRRLKKLSACRNGRGYVVSRQQRPCPCTREDYMCEYGFYRHENTSECLLQPDFLNQTKDFCLNGELEDLQNTGYRKIPGDKCEGGVRPPRQEDVFKKLCGNETSPTSSNLDAKRSSGMLVLIVVCACVGVIGLVITSALIITSKRINCRERSPAYHFSVLQLQDDDLCVSNENSPNGKLNGFQVQEDSDDDLIE, from the exons ATGAACTGGACATTGCTCGCATTGGGTAGTGCGTGTTTACTGGTCCTCGGTGAGGACGCGTTCGTTCACGGGAAACGCAGCGCGAGGACAGTGACTTTCTCTCGGACTCCACGCGGTCACTCGAGACACAGACGGGACACCTGGACTGAACAAGCGCATTTCACGGCGTGCAAGTCTCCACTGTCACCCAAAGACCAAGCGCTTCTGCTCAGCCACACGCACGAG ACGGGGTTTCATGGTGATGATGGATCCAGTTTTACCCTCACATGGGTTGGAGACGGAACTGGG GTAATCCTGGTTCTTTCCACACTCAGCGCTCCCTCTGACTCATTTTATGAAGGCGGTTCATCGCGTCTTTATAGGAG TGAAGACTATGGAAAATCTTTTCATGATGTCTCCCATGCCATTAACAACACATATATAAAGAGTGACTTTGGGATAAGTGCTGGACCCGGGAACCCTCAACAG GTGATTCTAACAGCCAACCTGCCTTTCACTGAAAGCCCAGGAGGAGTTATTTTTACGTCAATGGATGCTGGTGTGACGTTCAGATCAGTGCAGCTCCCATTCCATCCAGCACAGGCCATTCAGTTCCACTACCAGGACCCACAATACCTTGTGGTCATCAGCATTGAT GATGGGCTATGGCTCTCAGAAGACTTTGGGAACAGTTGGTCTAAAGTTCACGAAGGAGTTCACACGTTCACATG gGGATCTGGAATCACTCTTTTTTTTAGTTCCAGCCCAAAAGGAACTG TGGAGGCAGCAAGACGAGGCGAGCTCATTCTGAGACGGACACAGGATGTCGGCAAAACTTTCACCACGATCGCCAAGAACATCTTCTCATTCGGATTCATCGGTGGCTTCCTGTTTACCTCTGTCATGGAAAAACTG GGCTCTCCCCGTGTCATCTATGTGTCCTCAGACCAGGGTGACCATTTCAGAAAAGCTCAGCTACCATCAGTAACTACAGAGCAG TTCTACTCCGTTCTGGACGGTGACGAAGACATGATCTTCATGCATGTGGACAACCCTGGAG AAGACACATATTTTGGCACAATCTACACCTCGGATGACCGTGGAATCCTGTATTCTAAGTCTCTGGAGCGCCACCTGTTCGGCGGGGAGGGGAAGAGCGATTTCACAAACGTTACATCTTTGAGAGGGGTCTATCTCACCAACATACTGGAGGAGG ATGGACGCATTCGTTCAGTCATAACATTCGACAGAGGTGGAAGATGGAGATTTCTGAAGAAGCCAGAGAATGTGGACTGTCCAGAAACCTCAAAAAAG TGTAACCTACATATCCACGGAGAGCACAGTCACTTCAGTGGAATCACTCCCATGCTGCCTCTCTCTGAACCTACCGCCATTGGTCTGGTCATCGCTCATG GTAGTGTCGGTGACTCCATTTCAGCGGCTCGGCCGGATGTGTACGTGTCTGGGGACGGAGGTTACACCTGGTGGGGGACACTGAGAGGACCACACCACTATAGCATCCTGGACTCTGGAGGGCTGATAGTGGCCGTGGAGGCGCATAGAGACAGACAAATCAACTCAATAAA GTTTTCCACAGATGAAGGACAGTGCtggaatgtatttaattttacagACCACCCGATCTTCCTAGCAGGACTGGCATCTGAGCCGGGCACTAAGACAATGAATATCAGCATTTTCGGCTACCGCCCAGACGATGACGATCAGCCCATGTGGGTGGCTGTCACCATTGACTTCGAGCACCTGCTCACCAAAGAAT GTGGAGAAGAGGACTATGTGCAGTGGTTGGCGCACTCTGGCTATGACTCTGACCCAGAAACAGACGGATGCCTCATGGGCTACAAAGAGATGTTTAGAAGACTCAAGAAACTGTCAGCGTGTAGAAATGGGAGAGGATATGTGGTCAGCAGGCAGCAGCGTCCATGTCCTTGCACTAGAGAAGACTACATGTG CGAGTACGGTTTCTATCGGCATGAAAACACCTCGGAGTGTCTCCTACAACCCGACTTCCTGAATCAAACCAAGGATTTTTGCTTAAATGGGGAGCTAGAAGATCTGCAGAATACAGG GTATCGTAAGATTCCTGGTGATAAATGTGAGGGGGGTGTCAGGCCTCCAAGACAAGAAGATGTTTTTAAAAAGCTTTGTGGGAATGAAACTTCTCCAACTTCCTcaaatttggatgctaaaagatcA TCAGGAATGCTGGTTCTTATTGTGGTGTGTGCTTGTGTGGGGGTCATTGGTTTGGTTATTACTTCAGCTTTAATAATCACTTCAAAGAGGATAAACTGCAGGGAAAG GTCACCTGCTTATCACTTTTCGGTTCTGCAGCTCCAAGATGATGATCTGTGTGTTAGCAATGAGAACAGTCCCAATGGCAAACTAAATGGTTTCCAGGTCCAGGAGGACTCCGATGAT gatCTCATTGAAtga
- the si:dkey-159a18.1 gene encoding sortilin isoform X2 has product MNWTLLALGSACLLVLGEDAFVHGKRSARTVTFSRTPRGHSRHRRDTWTEQAHFTACKSPLSPKDQALLLSHTHETGFHGDDGSSFTLTWVGDGTGVILVLSTLSAPSDSFYEGGSSRLYRSEDYGKSFHDVSHAINNTYIKSDFGISAGPGNPQQVILTANLPFTESPGGVIFTSMDAGVTFRSVQLPFHPAQAIQFHYQDPQYLVVISIDDGLWLSEDFGNSWSKVHEGVHTFTWGSGITLFFSSSPKGTVEAARRGELILRRTQDVGKTFTTIAKNIFSFGFIGGFLFTSVMEKLGSPRVIYVSSDQGDHFRKAQLPSVTTEQFYSVLDGDEDMIFMHVDNPGEDTYFGTIYTSDDRGILYSKSLERHLFGGEGKSDFTNVTSLRGVYLTNILEEDGRIRSVITFDRGGRWRFLKKPENVDCPETSKKCNLHIHGEHSHFSGITPMLPLSEPTAIGLVIAHGSVGDSISAARPDVYVSGDGGYTWWGTLRGPHHYSILDSGGLIVAVEAHRDRQINSIKFSTDEGQCWNVFNFTDHPIFLAGLASEPGTKTMNISIFGYRPDDDDQPMWVAVTIDFEHLLTKECGEEDYVQWLAHSGYDSDPETDGCLMGYKEMFRRLKKLSACRNGRGYVVSRQQRPCPCTREDYMCEYGFYRHENTSECLLQPDFLNQTKDFCLNGELEDLQNTG; this is encoded by the exons ATGAACTGGACATTGCTCGCATTGGGTAGTGCGTGTTTACTGGTCCTCGGTGAGGACGCGTTCGTTCACGGGAAACGCAGCGCGAGGACAGTGACTTTCTCTCGGACTCCACGCGGTCACTCGAGACACAGACGGGACACCTGGACTGAACAAGCGCATTTCACGGCGTGCAAGTCTCCACTGTCACCCAAAGACCAAGCGCTTCTGCTCAGCCACACGCACGAG ACGGGGTTTCATGGTGATGATGGATCCAGTTTTACCCTCACATGGGTTGGAGACGGAACTGGG GTAATCCTGGTTCTTTCCACACTCAGCGCTCCCTCTGACTCATTTTATGAAGGCGGTTCATCGCGTCTTTATAGGAG TGAAGACTATGGAAAATCTTTTCATGATGTCTCCCATGCCATTAACAACACATATATAAAGAGTGACTTTGGGATAAGTGCTGGACCCGGGAACCCTCAACAG GTGATTCTAACAGCCAACCTGCCTTTCACTGAAAGCCCAGGAGGAGTTATTTTTACGTCAATGGATGCTGGTGTGACGTTCAGATCAGTGCAGCTCCCATTCCATCCAGCACAGGCCATTCAGTTCCACTACCAGGACCCACAATACCTTGTGGTCATCAGCATTGAT GATGGGCTATGGCTCTCAGAAGACTTTGGGAACAGTTGGTCTAAAGTTCACGAAGGAGTTCACACGTTCACATG gGGATCTGGAATCACTCTTTTTTTTAGTTCCAGCCCAAAAGGAACTG TGGAGGCAGCAAGACGAGGCGAGCTCATTCTGAGACGGACACAGGATGTCGGCAAAACTTTCACCACGATCGCCAAGAACATCTTCTCATTCGGATTCATCGGTGGCTTCCTGTTTACCTCTGTCATGGAAAAACTG GGCTCTCCCCGTGTCATCTATGTGTCCTCAGACCAGGGTGACCATTTCAGAAAAGCTCAGCTACCATCAGTAACTACAGAGCAG TTCTACTCCGTTCTGGACGGTGACGAAGACATGATCTTCATGCATGTGGACAACCCTGGAG AAGACACATATTTTGGCACAATCTACACCTCGGATGACCGTGGAATCCTGTATTCTAAGTCTCTGGAGCGCCACCTGTTCGGCGGGGAGGGGAAGAGCGATTTCACAAACGTTACATCTTTGAGAGGGGTCTATCTCACCAACATACTGGAGGAGG ATGGACGCATTCGTTCAGTCATAACATTCGACAGAGGTGGAAGATGGAGATTTCTGAAGAAGCCAGAGAATGTGGACTGTCCAGAAACCTCAAAAAAG TGTAACCTACATATCCACGGAGAGCACAGTCACTTCAGTGGAATCACTCCCATGCTGCCTCTCTCTGAACCTACCGCCATTGGTCTGGTCATCGCTCATG GTAGTGTCGGTGACTCCATTTCAGCGGCTCGGCCGGATGTGTACGTGTCTGGGGACGGAGGTTACACCTGGTGGGGGACACTGAGAGGACCACACCACTATAGCATCCTGGACTCTGGAGGGCTGATAGTGGCCGTGGAGGCGCATAGAGACAGACAAATCAACTCAATAAA GTTTTCCACAGATGAAGGACAGTGCtggaatgtatttaattttacagACCACCCGATCTTCCTAGCAGGACTGGCATCTGAGCCGGGCACTAAGACAATGAATATCAGCATTTTCGGCTACCGCCCAGACGATGACGATCAGCCCATGTGGGTGGCTGTCACCATTGACTTCGAGCACCTGCTCACCAAAGAAT GTGGAGAAGAGGACTATGTGCAGTGGTTGGCGCACTCTGGCTATGACTCTGACCCAGAAACAGACGGATGCCTCATGGGCTACAAAGAGATGTTTAGAAGACTCAAGAAACTGTCAGCGTGTAGAAATGGGAGAGGATATGTGGTCAGCAGGCAGCAGCGTCCATGTCCTTGCACTAGAGAAGACTACATGTG CGAGTACGGTTTCTATCGGCATGAAAACACCTCGGAGTGTCTCCTACAACCCGACTTCCTGAATCAAACCAAGGATTTTTGCTTAAATGGGGAGCTAGAAGATCTGCAGAATACAGGGTGA